One window from the genome of Micromonospora aurantiaca ATCC 27029 encodes:
- a CDS encoding DUF2726 domain-containing protein: MTSTGSVTASWLRPIPPGAAPSLVRAGHLGHTGRRLGDLVQGRPPGVTGSQWSTAGRASLDLVVCAADTGLPRFAVRFTVPAPDGSAARRSERLTDAVCVAVGLPLVRVESPTLGGAEQVRRFVEYVLDARAYADGTDPDGGDTVGFRDIIGRLPDGRRGPVNDLGALARVEAVEAYVAGRIADPIVRGLHVRWTDGPAEGWAWAEVRPGRCLLERVRLTSRGFSCGVDPGRLAEDLAAVALGERLRDLDGAAPSLLDRDELLRRVRALAARRDSFDGGFAFDHLCAD, translated from the coding sequence ATGACGAGCACAGGCAGCGTGACCGCCTCCTGGCTGCGGCCGATCCCGCCCGGCGCCGCGCCGTCCCTGGTCCGTGCCGGCCACCTCGGCCACACCGGGCGGCGGCTCGGCGACCTGGTGCAGGGCCGCCCGCCCGGGGTCACCGGCAGCCAGTGGAGCACCGCCGGGCGGGCGTCGCTCGACCTGGTGGTCTGCGCGGCCGACACCGGGCTGCCGCGTTTCGCGGTGCGGTTCACCGTGCCCGCCCCCGACGGATCGGCCGCGCGACGGTCCGAACGGCTGACCGACGCGGTCTGCGTCGCCGTCGGCCTGCCGCTGGTGCGCGTCGAGTCGCCGACGCTGGGCGGCGCGGAGCAGGTCCGCCGGTTCGTCGAGTACGTGCTGGACGCGCGGGCGTACGCCGACGGCACCGACCCGGACGGCGGTGACACGGTCGGCTTCCGGGACATCATCGGCCGGCTGCCGGACGGCCGGCGCGGACCGGTGAACGACCTGGGCGCGCTGGCCCGGGTCGAGGCGGTCGAGGCGTACGTGGCGGGCCGGATCGCCGACCCGATCGTGCGCGGCCTGCACGTGCGCTGGACCGACGGTCCGGCGGAGGGCTGGGCCTGGGCCGAGGTGCGGCCCGGCCGTTGCCTGCTGGAGCGGGTACGGCTGACCTCGCGCGGTTTCTCCTGCGGCGTCGACCCGGGGCGGCTCGCCGAGGACCTGGCGGCTGTGGCGCTGGGGGAGCGGTTGCGTGACCTCGACGGTGCCGCGCCGTCCCTGCTGGACCGCGACGAGCTTCTCCGGCGGGTACGCGCGCTGGCCGCCCGGCGGGACTCCTTCGACGGCGGGTTCGCCTTCGATCACCTCTGCGCCGACTGA
- a CDS encoding histone-like nucleoid-structuring protein Lsr2 → MARKVITVLTDDLDGGKADRTVEFSLDGVAYTIDVSDENAGVLRKALDPYISAGRRIGRGATEVARGARRTARPSTSGMDREQNRAIREWAAKNGFEISERGRIPVSVVEAYKNR, encoded by the coding sequence ATGGCAAGGAAAGTAATCACCGTTCTGACCGACGACCTCGACGGCGGAAAGGCCGATCGGACCGTCGAGTTCAGCCTGGACGGCGTGGCGTACACGATCGACGTCTCCGACGAGAACGCGGGCGTCCTGCGCAAGGCGCTGGATCCGTACATCAGCGCTGGCAGGCGAATCGGCCGGGGAGCGACCGAGGTCGCCCGCGGCGCCCGCCGCACCGCCCGGCCGAGCACCTCGGGAATGGACCGCGAGCAGAACCGCGCCATCCGGGAATGGGCCGCCAAGAACGGGTTCGAGATTTCCGAGCGCGGGCGCATCCCGGTGTCGGTGGTCGAGGCGTACAAGAACCGCTGA
- the lon gene encoding endopeptidase La has product MATLPVLPLTDAVLLPGMVIPVTLDPTTQAAVDAARATGDKELLAVPRLDGEYGSVGVVATIEKVGRLPSGEPAAVVRGLTRARIGSGVPGPGAALWVEATELDEPAPAGRARELAREYRALMTSVLQQRGAWQVIDAMERMTDLSELADSAGYAPWLSLTQKTELLAAPDVTARLELLVGWVKEHLAEQEVTEQINSDVREGLEKSQREFLLRQQLAAIRKELGEDEPDGSADYRSRVESADLPEKVREAALREVGKLERASDASPEAGWIRTWLDTVLEMPWNTRTQDNMDLAAARAVLDADHAGLADVKDRILEYLAVRNRRAERNLGVVGGRGSGAVLALAGPPGVGKTSLGESVARALGRNFVRVSLGGVRDEAEIRGHRRTYVGALPGRIVRALREAGSMNPVVLLDEVDKLAAGYSGDPAAALLEVLDPAQNHTFRDHYLEVDLDLSDVLFLATANVVEAIPGPLLDRMELVALDGYTEDEKVAIARDHLLPRQRERAGLTTDEVTVADEALALIAGEYTREAGVRQLERALAKILRKVAVALATDSAPVHVDAGNLARYLGRPKFTPESAERTAVPGVATGLAVTGAGGDVLFIEATTMEGEPGLTLTGQLGDVMKESAHIAWSYLRSNGRRYGLDPNALAGRRIHLHVPAGAVPKDGPSAGITMVTALASLVTGRPVRPEFGMTGEVTLSGRVLPIGGVKQKLLAAHRAGLTEVIIPKRNEPDLDDLPAEVREALTVHTLSDVADVLALALRPVEIGTESLDGPALAAA; this is encoded by the coding sequence ATGGCAACTCTTCCGGTACTCCCACTGACCGACGCCGTCCTGCTGCCCGGGATGGTCATCCCGGTGACCCTCGACCCGACCACCCAGGCCGCCGTCGACGCGGCCCGCGCCACCGGCGACAAGGAACTCCTGGCCGTACCCCGCCTCGACGGCGAGTACGGCTCCGTCGGCGTGGTCGCCACGATCGAGAAGGTGGGCCGGCTGCCCAGCGGCGAACCGGCGGCGGTCGTCCGCGGTCTCACCCGCGCCCGCATCGGCTCCGGCGTGCCCGGCCCCGGCGCCGCGCTCTGGGTCGAGGCGACCGAACTCGACGAACCCGCACCGGCGGGCCGCGCCCGCGAACTCGCCCGCGAGTACCGCGCGCTCATGACCTCGGTGCTGCAGCAGCGCGGCGCCTGGCAGGTGATCGACGCGATGGAGCGGATGACCGACCTGTCCGAGCTGGCCGACTCGGCCGGTTACGCGCCCTGGCTCAGCCTGACGCAGAAGACCGAACTGCTCGCCGCGCCGGACGTCACCGCCCGGCTGGAACTGCTCGTCGGCTGGGTGAAGGAACACCTCGCCGAGCAGGAGGTCACCGAGCAGATCAACAGCGACGTCCGCGAAGGGCTGGAGAAGTCCCAGCGCGAGTTCCTGCTCCGCCAGCAGCTCGCCGCGATCCGCAAGGAACTCGGCGAGGACGAGCCGGACGGCTCCGCCGACTACCGCTCCCGGGTGGAGTCCGCCGACCTGCCGGAGAAGGTCCGCGAGGCGGCGCTGCGCGAGGTCGGCAAGCTGGAGCGGGCCAGTGACGCCTCACCCGAGGCGGGCTGGATCCGGACCTGGCTGGACACCGTCCTGGAGATGCCGTGGAACACGCGTACCCAGGACAACATGGACCTGGCCGCGGCCCGGGCCGTGCTCGACGCCGACCACGCCGGCCTGGCCGACGTGAAGGACCGCATCCTGGAGTACCTCGCGGTGCGCAACCGGCGCGCGGAGCGCAACCTCGGCGTGGTCGGCGGACGCGGTTCCGGCGCGGTGCTGGCCCTGGCCGGTCCGCCCGGTGTCGGCAAGACCAGCCTCGGCGAGTCGGTCGCCCGGGCGCTGGGCCGCAACTTCGTCCGCGTCTCCCTCGGCGGTGTCCGGGACGAGGCGGAGATCCGCGGTCACCGGCGCACCTACGTGGGCGCGCTGCCCGGCCGGATCGTGCGGGCGCTGCGCGAGGCCGGCTCGATGAACCCGGTCGTGCTGCTCGACGAGGTCGACAAGCTGGCCGCCGGCTACTCCGGCGACCCGGCGGCGGCCCTGCTGGAGGTGCTCGACCCGGCGCAGAACCACACGTTCCGCGACCACTACCTGGAGGTCGACCTCGACCTGTCCGACGTGCTGTTCCTGGCCACCGCCAACGTGGTCGAGGCGATCCCCGGCCCGCTGCTGGACCGGATGGAGCTGGTCGCGCTGGACGGCTACACCGAGGACGAGAAGGTCGCCATCGCCCGGGACCACCTGCTGCCCCGGCAGCGGGAACGGGCCGGGCTGACCACCGACGAGGTCACAGTCGCCGACGAGGCGCTGGCGCTGATCGCTGGTGAGTACACCCGGGAGGCCGGCGTCCGGCAGCTCGAACGCGCTCTCGCCAAGATCTTGCGCAAGGTCGCGGTCGCGCTCGCCACGGACTCCGCGCCGGTGCACGTCGACGCCGGCAACCTGGCCCGCTACCTGGGCCGGCCCAAGTTCACCCCGGAGTCGGCCGAACGGACCGCAGTACCCGGCGTGGCGACCGGACTCGCGGTCACCGGCGCCGGTGGCGACGTGCTGTTCATCGAGGCCACCACGATGGAGGGTGAGCCGGGGCTGACGCTCACCGGCCAGCTCGGCGACGTGATGAAGGAGTCCGCGCACATCGCGTGGTCGTACCTGCGGTCGAACGGGCGGCGCTACGGGCTGGACCCGAACGCGCTGGCCGGGCGGCGGATCCACCTGCACGTCCCGGCGGGCGCGGTGCCCAAGGACGGCCCGAGCGCCGGCATCACCATGGTGACCGCGCTGGCCTCACTGGTGACCGGGCGGCCGGTTCGGCCCGAGTTCGGAATGACCGGCGAGGTGACGCTCTCCGGCCGGGTGCTGCCCATCGGCGGCGTGAAGCAGAAGCTGCTCGCCGCGCACCGGGCCGGCCTCACCGAGGTGATCATCCCGAAGCGCAACGAGCCGGACCTGGACGACCTGCCGGCCGAGGTGCGGGAGGCGCTGACCGTGCACACCCTGTCCGACGTGGCGGACGTGCTCGCACTGGCGCTGCGCCCGGTCGAGATCGGCACGGAGTCGCTGGACGGTCCGGCGCTCGCCGCGGCCTGA